The following proteins are co-located in the Fusobacteriaceae bacterium genome:
- a CDS encoding ribosome maturation factor RimP, with protein sequence MKKTDPAMRENEEILKKLNDIADTAAAALGMRIVDVEYLQDGGYWYVRIYAEYPDRDISLEDCALLSGKVEEDIDRIIDRKFFLEVSSPGLERPLKKTEDYIRFRGEKAKISLKHKIAGAGTLEGKIISCDAETLVIDSGKEEIPIPCGEIKKANLVFDFSDAE encoded by the coding sequence ATGAAAAAGACGGACCCCGCCATGCGGGAAAATGAAGAGATCCTGAAGAAACTCAATGACATCGCCGACACGGCGGCGGCGGCGCTGGGTATGCGGATCGTGGACGTGGAATATTTGCAGGACGGCGGATACTGGTACGTGCGGATCTACGCCGAGTACCCGGACAGGGACATTTCCCTTGAGGATTGCGCGCTTTTGAGCGGCAAGGTCGAAGAGGACATCGACCGGATCATCGACCGCAAGTTTTTCCTCGAGGTATCCTCGCCGGGCCTTGAGCGGCCCCTGAAGAAAACGGAGGATTATATCCGCTTCCGGGGGGAAAAGGCCAAAATTTCCCTGAAACATAAAATCGCGGGCGCGGGAACCCTGGAAGGAAAAATCATCTCCTGCGACGCGGAAACGCTCGTCATTGACAGCGGAAAAGAAGAGATTCCCATCCCCTGCGGGGAAATCAAAAAAGCGAACCTTGTGTTTGATTTCAGTGATGCGGAATGA
- a CDS encoding cupin domain-containing protein, producing MPQEKKNQQLYKKDSLETWDRENVAGGTGTFAGKFSFTRNNAEPDYIIREIGWTTLDKGASLGFHKHEDNEDAYIIVSGEGEFTDSDGVVTKIAAGDITIARRGQSHAIRQTGEEPLVFLDVIAKIPEKSS from the coding sequence ATGCCGCAGGAAAAAAAGAATCAGCAACTCTACAAAAAAGATTCTCTTGAAACATGGGACAGAGAAAATGTGGCGGGCGGGACCGGAACTTTCGCCGGGAAGTTCTCTTTTACGAGAAATAACGCCGAACCGGATTATATCATCAGGGAAATCGGATGGACGACGCTGGATAAGGGCGCTTCCCTCGGCTTTCACAAACATGAGGACAATGAGGACGCCTATATCATCGTCTCGGGCGAGGGCGAATTCACGGATAGCGATGGCGTAGTGACAAAGATCGCAGCGGGCGATATCACGATCGCGCGCCGCGGGCAGTCTCACGCGATCAGACAAACCGGTGAGGAACCGCTTGTTTTCC